Proteins encoded together in one Ipomoea triloba cultivar NCNSP0323 chromosome 4, ASM357664v1 window:
- the LOC116016691 gene encoding serine/threonine-protein kinase D6PK-like, translating to MHLGTMATLSGTSEITESIEDLSSASEIDENARRQHLMKIGQRYLIEEDINRLFEAIEIRNSHRGLSSPEQGAKSAMKRPMRTYSSQPSGIGISEAVSLKQAFRGLCISQASEMAAMKKRLSRPSGFSAVLEAGAIKRMNGGPTAVEAGDPGHPVDKNKGKLVQISLVPDGSTPNSSDKMPGFEHVPGAQHSARSPPLSRDAIAREAKLTKTPTEIGAVPLSPPGGCESSKITLEHSKRPKLPEPSVPSSANVMLPILDEIVPSTDATSSVVQSNREQEGSSNHKALSVLNAGSKVIGRACSSPRLIKPTFRSKTFAKKKTSSNSTSLSSSSSRFKPESASKNDHKNTSIKSTPSRTTANTAMESSSSSLESSITKPGLGSNGSSKTRNVITKPDERSSSREKWEISQSSKSSIGDYSSTTSLSDESYLSGSNRSGYRPHMSKDMRWEAIRCVERQHGNVGLKHFKLLRKLGGGDIGSVYLSELLDTSCLFALKIMDNDFLASKRKTARAQTEREILQMLDHPFLPTLYAHFTTDKFSCLVMEYCPGGDLHVLRQKQPSKNFSEHAVRFYVAEVLLALEYLHMLGVVYRDLKPENILVREDGHIMLSDFDLSLRCAVNPKLLKSSSPVGQPPKKMSSPCSDSSCIDPFCLHPSWQVSCFTPRFLSAAAKTRKLKADIAAQVTPLPQLVVEPTSARSNSFVGTHEYLAPEIIKGEGHGSAVDWWTFGIFMYELLYGRTPFKGTTNEDTLGNVVSQCLKFPETPMISSHARDLIRRLLQKEPENRLGSSKGATEIKNHSFFEGLNWALIRCATPPEMPRIFDLGNLISDTNSQNKQGGKCQKEGTSGEENIEFEMF from the exons ATGCATCTAGGGACAATGGCCACGTTATCTGGTACTAGTGAAATTACGGAGTCCATAGAAGACTTAAGTTCGGCATCTGAAATAGATGAAAATGCGCGAAGGCAGCATCTGATGAAGATTGGGCAGAGGTATCTTATCGAGGAAGATATCAATAGGCTTTTTGAGGCTATAGAAATAAGGAATTCTCATAGGGGTTTAAGTTCACCGGAACAGGGTGCTAAGAGTGCGATGAAGAGGCCAATGAGAACTTATTCTTCTCAACCATCGGGGATTGGAATTTCCGAGGCTGTAAGTTTGAAGCAAGCGTTTAGAGGATTATGCATTTCTCAGGCGTCAGAGATGGCTGCCATGAAAAAGCGGTTGTCAAGACCGTCTGGGTTTTCTGCAGTTCTTGAAGCGGGAGCTATCAAGAGAATGAATGGGGGGCCCACAGCAGTTGAAGCTGGTGATCCTGGGCATCCCGTTGATAAAAATAAGGGGAAACTAGTGCAGATATCCCTTGTTCCTGATGGGAGCACGCCAAATTCTTCGGATAAGATGCCCGGATTTGAACATGTGCCGGGGGCACAACACTCTGCTCGTTCTCCTCCTCTTTCTAGAGATGCAATTGCACGAGAGGCGAAATTGACTAAAACGCCTACTGAAATTGGTGCCGTTCCTCTTTCTCCTCCCGGTGGTTGTGAATCCTCAAAAATCACGTTGGAACACTCCAAGAGACCTAAACTTCCCGAGCCTTCCGTTCCCTCTTCTGCGAATGTGATGCTCCCGATTCTAGATGAGATAGTACCCTCCACCGATGCTACAAGTAGTGTAGTTCAATCAAATCGGGAGCAAGAAGGCAGTTCGAATCATAAAGCGTTATCTGTTCTTAATGCGGGAAGTAAGGTCATCGGACGTGCTTGCAGCAGTCCACGGTTGATCAAACCAACTTTCAGAAGCAAAACCTTTGCTAAGAAGAAAACATCTTCAAACTCAACTTCTCTTTCAAGCAGTTCCAGTCGGTTCAAACCAGAATCAGCTTCGAAGAATGACCATAAAAACACGAGTATAAAATCCACACCATCCCGTACTACTGCAAATACGGCAATGGAATCAAGTTCATCCTCTTTGGAGTCTAGTATTACTAAACCGGGTCTTGGCTCGAACGGTTCTAGTAAAACAAGAAATGTCATTACAAAACCTGATGAAAGATCAAGCTCGAGGGAAAAATGGGAGATATCTCAGAGCTCAAAAAGTAGCATTGGGGATTATAGCAGCACCACAAGCCTTAGCGATGAAAGCTATCTCAGTGGATCTAATCGCAGTGGGTATAGGCCTCACATGTCAAAAGATATGAGATGGGAAGCCATTCGTTGTGTCGAGAGGCAGCACGGGAATGTAGGGTTGAAGCATTTTAAATTACTAAGAAAGCTCGGTGGCGGTGACATTGGGAGCGTTTACCTGTCTGAACTACTCGACACGAGCTGCTTATTTGCTCTGAAGATTATGGATAATGACTTTTTGGCCAGCAAGAGAAAGACAGCAAGAGCTCAAACCGAAAGAGAAATATTGCAAATGCTGGATCACCCGTTTCTCCCCACACTCTATGCCCATTTCACGACCGATAAATTCTCATGCTTAGTGATGGAATATTGTCCGGGCGGTGATCTGCATGTTCTCCGTCAAAAGCAACCAAGCAAGAACTTCTCTGAACATGCAGTTag ATTCTATGTTGCTGAAGTTCTTCTTGCACTTGAGTACCTTCACATGCTTGGCGTTGTGTATCGAGACTTGAAACCGGAGAATATATTGGTTCGAGAAGATGGTCATATCATGCTTTCCGATTTCGATTTGTCCCTGAGATGTGCTGTGAACCCAAAACTGCTCAAATCTTCGTCTCCTGTTGGGCAGCCTCCGAAGAAGATGTCGAGTCCGTGTTCAGACTCGAGCTGCATCGACCCTTTCTGCCTTCATCCATCGTGGCAAGTATCTTGCTTCACCCCGAGGTTCTTATCCGCAGCAGCTAAAACACGCAAGCTAAAAGCGGACATAGCTGCCCAAGTAACCCCGCTGCCGCAGCTTGTAGTCGAGCCAACGAGTGCCCGCTCCAATTCCTTCGTGGGGACGCACGAATACCTGGCTCCCGAGATCATAAAAGGAGAAGGTCACGGCAGCGCTGTAGACTGGTGGACTTTCGGAATATTCATGTACGAGCTCCTCTATGGAAGGACGCCTTTCAAAGGGACGACAAACGAGGATACTTTGGGCAATGTAGTATCGCAATGCCTCAAGTTCCCCGAGACCCCAATGATCAGTTCTCACGCCAGAGACCTAATCAGACGATTGTTGCAGAAGGAACCCGAGAACAGGTTGGGATCTTCTAAAGGCGCAACCGAGATCAAGAACCATTCGTTCTTCGAGGGATTGAACTGGGCCTTGATAAGATGTGCAACCCCACCTGAAATGCCCAGAATCTTTGATTTGGGAAACCTAATTTCTGACACAAACTCACAGAATAAGCAGGGTGGGAAGTGTCAGAAAGAAGGCACAAGTGGTGAGGAAAATATTGAGTTTGAGATGTTTTAA